GCTGCGGCTCCTGGTCGGCAAGCCGGGCCTGGACGGCCACTCCAACGGGGCCGAGCAGATCGCGGTGCGTGCCCGGGACGCCGGTTTCGAGGTGGTCTACCAGGGCATCCGGCTGACCCCCGAGCAGATCGTCAACGCGGCCCTCGCCGAGGACGTGCACTGCGTGGGTCTGTCGATCCTCTCCGGCTCGCACTCCGAGCTGGTCCCGGACGTCCTCGACCGCCTCCGTGAGGCCGGCGCGCCGGACATCCCCGTCATCGTCGGCGGAATCATCCCGAACGCCGACGCCGCAGAACTGAAGCGCGCGGGTGTCGCCGCCGTCTTCACACCGAAGGACTTCGGTATCACCGAGATCATCGGCCGTATCGTCGACGAGATCCGGAAAGCTCACAAGCTCAGCCCCCTTGATCGTACGGAGGTCCCCGCATGACCAGCCCCGTGAACCGGCTCCGCCCCCGCCGCTCCTGCCTGGCGGTCCCCGGCTCCAACCCGCGCTTCCTGGAGAAGGCCCAGGGCCTGGCGGCCGACCAGGTCTTCCTGGACCTGGAGGACGCCTGCGCGCCGCTGGCCAAGCCGGAGGCCCGGCACACCATCGTGAAGTTCCTGAACGAGGGCGACTGGACGGGCAAGACCCGCGTGGTCCGCGTCAACGACTGGACGACCCACTGGACGTACCGTGACGTCGTCACCGTCGTCGAGGGCGCCGGCCAGAACCTCGACTGCATCATGCTGCCGAAGGTCCAGGACGCCCAGCAGATCGTCGCCCTCGACCTGCTGCTCACGCAGATCGAGAAGACCATGGGCTTCGAGGTCGGCAAGATCGGCATCGAGGCGCAGATCGAGAACGCCCAGGGCCTCGTCAACGTGAACGCGATCGCCCAGGCCTCGCAGCGCGTCGAGACGATCATCTTCGGCCCGGCCGACTTCATGGCCTCCATCAACATGAAGTCCCTGGTCGTCGGCGAGCAGCCGCCCGGCTACCCGGCGGACGCGTACCACCACATCCTGATGAGCATCCTGATGGCCGCCCGCGCCAACAACCTCCAGGCGATCGACGGCCCCTACCTCCAGATCCGCAACCCGGAGGGCTACAAGGCCGTCGCGCAGCGCGCCGCCGCCCTGGGCTTCGACGGCAAGTGGGTGCTGCACCCGGACCAGGTCGCCGCCGCGAACGAGATCTTCTCGCCCTCGCAGGAGGACTTCGACCACGCCGAGCTGATCCTGGACGCGTACGACTACTACACGTCCGAGGCCGGCGGCAAGAAGGGCTCCGCGATGCTCGGCGACGAGATGATCGACGAGGCCTCCCGCAAGATGGCCCTGGTCATCTCCGGCAAGGGCCGCGCCGCCGGCATGCAGCGCACCAGCAAGTTCGAGATCCCGGAGGCCTGAGTCCGATGCAGTTCGGCCGCACCTACGAAGAGTTCGAAGTCGGCGCCGTGTACAAGCACTGGCCCGGAAAGACGGTCACCGAGTACGACGACCACCTCTTCTGTCTGCTGACGATGAACCACCACCCGCTGCACATGGATGTGAACTACGCCGAGAACACGACGGACTTCAAGAAGAACGTCGTCGTCGGCAACTACATCTACTCGCTGCTGCTCGGCATGTCCGTGCCGGACGTCTCGGGCAAGGCCATCGCCAACCTGGAGATCGAGTCGCTGCGCCACGTCGCGCCGACCTTCCACGGCGACACCATCTACGGCGAGACCACGGTCCTCGACAAGACGCCGTCGAAGTCGAAGAGCGACCGCGGCATCGTCTACGTCGAGACCAAGGGCTACAAGCAGGACGGCACACTCGTGTGCGTCTTCCGCCGCAAGGTGATGGTCCCGACCGCCGAGTACATCGAGGCGCGCGGCGGCGAGCAGGCCGGCCGCCCCGAGCTGAAGGAACAGGGGAAGTAGCCATGGCGCGACTCGCCCAGACCCACGGTCTGACCGATGTGCAGCAGGAGATCCTCTCCACCGTCCGGGACTTCGTCGACAAGGAGATCATCCCGGTCGCGACGGAGCTGGAGCACCGCGACGAGTACCCGCAGCAGATCGTCGACGGGCTCAAGGAGCTCGGCGTCTTCGGTCTGATGATCCCCGAGGAGTACGGGGGCCTGGGTGAGTCGCTGCTCACCTACGCCCTGTGCGTGGAGGAGATCGCCCGCGGCTGGATGTCGGTCTCCGGCATCATCAACACGCACTTCATCGTGGCGTACATGCTGAAGCAGCACGGCACGCAGGAGCAGAAGGAGTACTTCCTTCCGCGGATGGCGGCCGGCGAGACGCGTGGCGCGTTCTCGATGTCGGAGCCGGGCCTCGGCTCGGACGTGTCGGCGATCACGTCCAAGGCGGTCAAGGACGGCGACGAGTACGTCCTGAACGGTCAGAAGATGTGGCTGACCAACGGCGGAACGTCAACGCTGGTCGCCGTTCTCGTCCGAAGTGACGAAGGACACCCGGAGGGCACGGCCCCCCACAAGTCGATGACGACCTTCCTCGTCGAGAAGGAGCCGGGCTTCGGAGAGGTCCGCCCGGGCCTCACCATCCCCGGCAAGATCGACAAGATGGGTTACAAGGGCGTCGACACGACCGAACTCATCATGGACGGACTGCGCATTCCGGCCAATCGGGTCCTCGGCGGGGTCACCGGCCGAGGGTTTTACCAAATGATGGACGGCGTCGAGGTCGGCCGCGTGAATGTGGCCGCGCGTGGCTGCGGCGTCGCTCAGCGTGCCTTCGAGCTGGGTGTCTCGTATGCCCAGCAGCGTCACACTTTCGGCAAGCCGATCGCTCAGCACCAGGCGATCCAGTTCAAGCTGGCCGAAATGGCTACCAAGGTCGAGGCCGCTCATGCCATGATGGTGAACGCAGCACGCAAAAAGGACTCCGGGGAACGAAACGACCTCGAAGCAGGGATGGCGAAGTACCTCGCCTCCGAATACTGCAAGGAAGTCGTGGAGGACGCGTTCCGCATTCATGGCGGATACGGGTTCTCGAAGGAGTACGAGATCGAGCGCCTCTACCGTGAGGCTCCGATGCTGCTCATCGGCGAAGGTACCGCCGAGATCCAGAAAATGATCATTGGACGTCGGCTGCTCGAGGAGTACCGGTTCCAGGGTTGATTGTCGGGTTTGAGTCGGTTCGGCCGCGAAGAAGATCACACCCTGTCATCACCTTCCGGCCGCCGACTCGGCTTCTGGCTTTCCCAGTTGCGGCCCGCAACCGATAGCATCGACGGAAAGCCGCCGTCCCCCGATTGCCCGCGCGGCATCATCCGCTACGAAGGTCATCCATGCCCCACAGCCAAACCTCTGCACCTCGCGACAGCCTCCTCGGCGTACGTATCGCACGCGGAGCATCGCCGTGGCTTCTGCCGACCGTCGCCACCGCGGCGCTCAGCCTCGCGCGCTCGCGCAGGTCGAAGCGCGCCGCGGCCATCGCCGTGCCCACCACCGCGCTGGCGGCGGGCATGCTGTGGTTCTTCCGCGACCCCGAGCGCGAGATCGCTCAGGGCCGGGTCATCTCGCCCGCCGACGGTGTGGTGCAGAGCATCATGCCGTGGAAGGACGGCCGGACCCGGGTCGCCATCTTCATGAGCCCGCTGAACGTCCACGTCAACCGCGCGCCGCTGGCCGGCACGGTGACGTCCGTGGAGCACATCCCCGGCGGGTTCGTCCCGGCGTTCAACAAGGAGAGCGAGAACAACGAGCGCGTTGTCTGGCACTTCGACACCGAGCTCGGCGACATCGAGATGGTGCAGATCGCGGGCGCCGTCGCCCGGCGCATCGTGCCGTACATCCCGCAGGGGACCAAGGTCGAGCAGGGTGACCGCATCGGCCTGATCCGCTTCGGTTCGCGCGTGGACATCTACCTTCCGGAAGGTGTCGAGGTCGCCGTCGAGGTCGGCCAGGCCACCACCGCGGGGGTGACTCGCATTGACCGTGATTGATCCCGAGACCCAGGCGGGCTGGGTCGCCGACGCCGAGGCGGAGGCCGACGAGGAGGAGATGCCGCTGTCGCTGAGGCTGTCCATAGCGGACGCCCTCACGCTCGGCAACGCCACCTGCGGCTTCATGGCGGTGTACTTCACCACCACCGGCATCCTCATCCCGCACCTCACGGGCAGCAACGAGACCGGCATGGCGCGCAACAGCGCCGCGACGGCCGTGATCCTCATGCTGGCCGCGGCGATCTTCGACCTGTTCGACGGCATCGTGGCGCGCAAGCTGCGCTCGTCCCCGATGGGTGCGGAGCTCGACAACCTGTCGGACCTGATCAGCTTCGGTCTGGCCCCGGCCTACTTCGTACTCGTGTACGGCATGGTCGCGGTCCCGGACGACGCGCAGCAGAAGGTCTCGGCGGTGGCCGCGGTCGTGGTGCTGCTCGCCGTGGTGCTGAGACTGGCGCGGTTCTCCTGCGTGACCATGAAGGACGGCATGTTCCAGGGCATGCCGAGCCCCTTCGGTGCGCTGACCGTCGTCTCGATCGTGCTGCTCGAGCTGCCGTTCGTCCCGACGCTGCTCGCGATCATCGGAGTGGCCTGGCTGATGGTGAGCCGGGTCGAGTACCCGAAGCCGCGGGGCATCCTCGCGGTGGCGATGCTCAGCTGGATCGTCGGCGCGATGGGACTCCTGGCGGCGTGGGCGTTCGACGCCCCGGGCGGCCAGCTGCTGCTCCAGACCGGCTGCGCGCTGCAGGTGGTCCTGGGCGCGGTCATCCCGCTCTTCGCCACGGCCCGGCGGGTGAACACCTTCCGGGACAACCGGCGGGAGAACCGCGAGGCCCGCGCGGCGCAGGCGCGGTAAGCGGAGCCGTTCGTCGGAAGGGCCCCGGAGGCGATCGCCTCCGGGGCCCTTCCGCATCCCCTGCCCGCGCTAGGCGAGCTGCTTGTAGTAGAGCGTCGTGGGGCGCAGGGTGCCGGCCGGGTCGGCGGCGTAGTCCGGGATGACGCCCGCGGGCGTCCAGCCGGCCTTGAGGTAGAGCCGCTCGGCCGGGCTGTCGGTCTCCGTGTCGAGGACCAGCAGGGTCAGGCCGGCCTCGGCCGCGGCGGTCTCGGCGGTGGCGAGCAGGCGGGCACCGAGGCCCTTGCCCCGGGCGTCGCGGTGGACGACGAGCCGGGCTATCTCGCCGCGGTGCCGGCCGTTGGCCTTCTTGGTGCGGATCAGCGTGATCGCGCCGTACAGCCGCCGGCCGGGCCCGTACGCGGCCCAGACGTCCCGCGCCCCCTGCTCGGCCTCGGCGGCGACGGTGTGCCACCAGGCGGCGGCCTCGGCCGGGTCCAGCGGCGCGAGGAAGCCGATCGACGCGCCGCCGTCCACGGCGTCCGCGAGCAGGCCGGCGAGTCCGGCGGCCGCGTGGGTACGGATCTCCTCGGGGGCGAGGCGCTCGACGACGGCAGGGCCGAACGGCAGCTCCATGCAGAGCAGGCCCGGGCGGTCGTCCCAGGGCTCGACGGTGGTGAAACCGAGCCCGACGTACAGACGGACCGCGTGCTCCCGCCACATCCAGACGGAGAGCCGCACGGCCGGCGCCCCGGCGGCCTCCGCCCGGCGCAGGGCCTCGTGCATCAGGGCGGTGGCGACGCCGCGGCCGCGGGCCGCCGGCTCGACCCACAGGCGCTTGATCTCGGGGACGCCGTCGTCACCGGGCGAGGTGAGCACGACCAGGCCGGCGGCCGTGCCCCCCTCGTCCTCCGCCAGCAGGACGACATCGGCGGCGAAAGCCGCACCCGGGTTCTCCACCTCGACCCGGTACGGGGCCGGGAGGGCGGCCGGCGAGTCGACCGGCACGCCCTTCTCCGCCTCCGTGCCGAGGTGGTACGCGGCCAGCAGGCCGGATGGTCGCGGGTCGCCGAGGACTTCCCGGACGCGCAGATCCGTATTCATGGGCCCGAGCTTCACAGTCCGTTGTTTCCCGGATGTGACGGCACGCCGGGCGTCAGGGGGTCTTCGGCGTGAAGGACTTCGCCGCTTCGGAGACCGAGGGCTGACGGACCGTACGCATGCCGCCCGGGACGGACTTGTCCGGCTGGAGGATGGCGCTCTCCTTCGACGACGGGGCCTTCGGGTCGGTGAAGTCGTGCGTCATGCCGAAGCCCGCGTCGTGGCCGGAGATCGTCAGCAGCGCCTTGTCGACGCCCTCACGGCTGAGGTCCTTCGCGGCGCAGGCCTTCTTCAGCGCCTCGCCGAAGACCGCAGCCGCCGTCCAGCCGGCGACGATGCCGTTGTCCAGGGCGTCCTTCGGGTAAGCGGCCCGGTAGTCGGTGACCAGCTTCTTCGCGACCGGGGTGTCCGCGCCGATGGGCAGGCTCGGGGAGGCGACGTAGTACATCTTCTCCAGCGCGGGACCGGCCGGCGTGCCGAGCAGCTGCGGGGCGAACGCCGAGTTGTTGCCGATGACCGGGACCCGGAGCCCGGTCGCGGCCGCGACGCCGACCAGGGAGGCCGCCTGCCGCGGCCCGGCGCTGATCACGATCGCCTTGACCCCGGCCTGCTTGAGCGCCGCGACCTGCGCAGACATGTCGCTGTCGGTCGGCTTGATCTTCTGCTCGACGACGGTCAGGCCGGCCTTCCCGGCCGCGTGCTCCGAGCCGAGCAGGGCGTTCTCGCCGTAGTCGCCCTCGAAGTACACGTGCCCGAGCTTGTCGCCGCGCTTCAGGCCCTTCTCCGTGACGAGGAAGTCGACCGCGTTGATCGTCTCCACGTCGTACGTCGAGCCGAGCACCCGGATGTACGGGCTGCCGAGCAGCGAGGCGGACCAGGCCTGCGGGAGGACGAGCCCCTTGTCCTGGCCGTCGATGCGCTGCTTGACGGCGGCGACGAAGGGCGAGCCGATGAACTGGGTGTAGCCGACCACCTTCGGCTCCAGTTCGGTGTACGCGGCGAGCGCCTTCTGCGGGTCGTAGCCGTGGTCGCGCACGGTCAGCTCCAACTGCCGGCCGCAGATCCCGCCGGCCGCGTTGGTCTGCTTCACGTACAGCTGCTGTGCCTGCGTGACGCTCTTGCCGAGGGTGGCGTACACCCCGGTCATGTCGGTGAGCGCGCCGACCGAGATGGTCGAGTCGGTGACGCCTGCCCCGGCCCTGACCCCACCCTTGCCGGTGCCGGAGCCGTCGCCGCTCTTCGCCTTGGCGCTGCATCCCGCCGCGGTCAGCGCGACGGCCGCGGCGAGTGCGGCGGCCAGCCCCCGCACGGCCTGTCCTCGGTGCATCATCGTTCCTCCCCTGAGGGTTGTTGCCGGGTGCGCCGGGCGGCGAGCCGGACCAGGCCGCCGGGCAGGAAGAGCACCACCGCGACGACGGCGGCGCCGTAGAGATAGCGCGCGGCCTCCCCCGGTGCGATCCCGCCCGTCCCGGGGGCGGAGACCAGGGGAAGCGCGTCGCTGTACCGGTTGAGGAGCTGCGGCAGGAGGGAGACGAAGACCCCTCCGATCACCGCACCGGCGACCGACCCGAGACCGCCGATGACGATCATGGCCAGGTATTCGAGGGAGAGCAGCATGCCGAAGTACTCCGGCACGGTCCGCTGGAAGACCAGCGCGAGCAGCACCCCGGCGAGCCCCGCGTACATCGACGACAGGACGAAGACGGCGGCGCGGTAGCGGGCCACCGGGATACCGAGGACGCCGGCGGCGATCCGGTGATCCCGGATGGCGTTCATGGCGCGGCCGGGCCGGCCGCGGAGCACGCCCCGCGCGAAGAGGGCGCCGGCGAGCAGCAGGGCGAGCCCTAGGTACCAGAGCTTCTCGGCCGCGCCGAACGGAACCGCCGCGACGACGAGTTCGCTGTCGTCGAAGGTGATGCCGAAGAGGCTGAGCGGCGGCACGGCCCGGCCGTTGAAGCCGCCGGTGAGGCCGTGCGCGTTGAACAGCACGTGCTGGCCGATGAAGATCAGGGCGAGCGTGGCGATGCCGAGGTACGCGCCCTGCAGGCGGCCCGCGATCGGGCTGAACACGCCGCCGGCCAGGCCCGCGAGGGCCACGGCCAATACGGCGGCGAGCCAGCCGGGCAGGCCGAGCCCGACGAGCCTGTCCGCGCCGTCGCCGGCGAAGGCGCAGTAGCCGTACGCGCCGACGGCGAGGAAGAAGGCGTGTCCCATGGAGAGCTGGCCGGTGGCGCCGGTCAGCAGGTTGATGCCGAGCGCGCCGATCGCGGCGGCCATCGCGAACAGCCCGGCCTGGAGCCAGAACCGGTCCAGGT
This sequence is a window from Streptomyces sp. HUAS YS2. Protein-coding genes within it:
- a CDS encoding acyl-CoA dehydrogenase family protein — encoded protein: MARLAQTHGLTDVQQEILSTVRDFVDKEIIPVATELEHRDEYPQQIVDGLKELGVFGLMIPEEYGGLGESLLTYALCVEEIARGWMSVSGIINTHFIVAYMLKQHGTQEQKEYFLPRMAAGETRGAFSMSEPGLGSDVSAITSKAVKDGDEYVLNGQKMWLTNGGTSTLVAVLVRSDEGHPEGTAPHKSMTTFLVEKEPGFGEVRPGLTIPGKIDKMGYKGVDTTELIMDGLRIPANRVLGGVTGRGFYQMMDGVEVGRVNVAARGCGVAQRAFELGVSYAQQRHTFGKPIAQHQAIQFKLAEMATKVEAAHAMMVNAARKKDSGERNDLEAGMAKYLASEYCKEVVEDAFRIHGGYGFSKEYEIERLYREAPMLLIGEGTAEIQKMIIGRRLLEEYRFQG
- the pssA gene encoding CDP-diacylglycerol--serine O-phosphatidyltransferase; protein product: MIDPETQAGWVADAEAEADEEEMPLSLRLSIADALTLGNATCGFMAVYFTTTGILIPHLTGSNETGMARNSAATAVILMLAAAIFDLFDGIVARKLRSSPMGAELDNLSDLISFGLAPAYFVLVYGMVAVPDDAQQKVSAVAAVVVLLAVVLRLARFSCVTMKDGMFQGMPSPFGALTVVSIVLLELPFVPTLLAIIGVAWLMVSRVEYPKPRGILAVAMLSWIVGAMGLLAAWAFDAPGGQLLLQTGCALQVVLGAVIPLFATARRVNTFRDNRRENREARAAQAR
- a CDS encoding HpcH/HpaI aldolase/citrate lyase family protein, with the protein product MTSPVNRLRPRRSCLAVPGSNPRFLEKAQGLAADQVFLDLEDACAPLAKPEARHTIVKFLNEGDWTGKTRVVRVNDWTTHWTYRDVVTVVEGAGQNLDCIMLPKVQDAQQIVALDLLLTQIEKTMGFEVGKIGIEAQIENAQGLVNVNAIAQASQRVETIIFGPADFMASINMKSLVVGEQPPGYPADAYHHILMSILMAARANNLQAIDGPYLQIRNPEGYKAVAQRAAALGFDGKWVLHPDQVAAANEIFSPSQEDFDHAELILDAYDYYTSEAGGKKGSAMLGDEMIDEASRKMALVISGKGRAAGMQRTSKFEIPEA
- a CDS encoding phosphatidylserine decarboxylase: MPHSQTSAPRDSLLGVRIARGASPWLLPTVATAALSLARSRRSKRAAAIAVPTTALAAGMLWFFRDPEREIAQGRVISPADGVVQSIMPWKDGRTRVAIFMSPLNVHVNRAPLAGTVTSVEHIPGGFVPAFNKESENNERVVWHFDTELGDIEMVQIAGAVARRIVPYIPQGTKVEQGDRIGLIRFGSRVDIYLPEGVEVAVEVGQATTAGVTRIDRD
- a CDS encoding GNAT family N-acetyltransferase; its protein translation is MELPFGPAVVERLAPEEIRTHAAAGLAGLLADAVDGGASIGFLAPLDPAEAAAWWHTVAAEAEQGARDVWAAYGPGRRLYGAITLIRTKKANGRHRGEIARLVVHRDARGKGLGARLLATAETAAAEAGLTLLVLDTETDSPAERLYLKAGWTPAGVIPDYAADPAGTLRPTTLYYKQLA
- a CDS encoding branched-chain amino acid ABC transporter permease, giving the protein MRTIPAVLTRPRAWAWAAACLVLLAFPFYLDRFWLQAGLFAMAAAIGALGINLLTGATGQLSMGHAFFLAVGAYGYCAFAGDGADRLVGLGLPGWLAAVLAVALAGLAGGVFSPIAGRLQGAYLGIATLALIFIGQHVLFNAHGLTGGFNGRAVPPLSLFGITFDDSELVVAAVPFGAAEKLWYLGLALLLAGALFARGVLRGRPGRAMNAIRDHRIAAGVLGIPVARYRAAVFVLSSMYAGLAGVLLALVFQRTVPEYFGMLLSLEYLAMIVIGGLGSVAGAVIGGVFVSLLPQLLNRYSDALPLVSAPGTGGIAPGEAARYLYGAAVVAVVLFLPGGLVRLAARRTRQQPSGEER
- a CDS encoding MaoC family dehydratase, whose amino-acid sequence is MQFGRTYEEFEVGAVYKHWPGKTVTEYDDHLFCLLTMNHHPLHMDVNYAENTTDFKKNVVVGNYIYSLLLGMSVPDVSGKAIANLEIESLRHVAPTFHGDTIYGETTVLDKTPSKSKSDRGIVYVETKGYKQDGTLVCVFRRKVMVPTAEYIEARGGEQAGRPELKEQGK
- a CDS encoding ABC transporter substrate-binding protein; translation: MMHRGQAVRGLAAALAAAVALTAAGCSAKAKSGDGSGTGKGGVRAGAGVTDSTISVGALTDMTGVYATLGKSVTQAQQLYVKQTNAAGGICGRQLELTVRDHGYDPQKALAAYTELEPKVVGYTQFIGSPFVAAVKQRIDGQDKGLVLPQAWSASLLGSPYIRVLGSTYDVETINAVDFLVTEKGLKRGDKLGHVYFEGDYGENALLGSEHAAGKAGLTVVEQKIKPTDSDMSAQVAALKQAGVKAIVISAGPRQAASLVGVAAATGLRVPVIGNNSAFAPQLLGTPAGPALEKMYYVASPSLPIGADTPVAKKLVTDYRAAYPKDALDNGIVAGWTAAAVFGEALKKACAAKDLSREGVDKALLTISGHDAGFGMTHDFTDPKAPSSKESAILQPDKSVPGGMRTVRQPSVSEAAKSFTPKTP